DNA from Garra rufa chromosome 5, GarRuf1.0, whole genome shotgun sequence:
ggaataaattacattttaaaacacattcaaatagaaaacagttgttttaaatagtagttttgctgtactttggataaaataaatgcaggcttaatgagcagaagaaacttcttaaaaaaacataaaaaatcttactgttcaaaaacctttgactggtagtgtataattagTATTAGTGACACTATTAATTACTTGATGGAATTCACTGCTTTAACACTTGAACTCGTATTGATTTGTTTGGGAATTTTGATTAGTTAGCATTGCTTTATACCCCTCAGGTTAAATAATTTCTccaaacaataaaaagaaaaagaaaattggCCTCTTTGACCAGTTTGTAAAAACATGCAGTAAACCACAATGGTGTTATTCAACTGCCCTCTACTGGCTCCAAATGAAAACAGACTGCGTTTACAccgacacaatttttttttttttactcacttTATgcagtcagttttttttaaatttacagaGCCACTTCCATATGTGGTTTTAAATCAGATACATATCTGATACACATCTGACCTACGTCTAAACATGTAATCCCACTGAAATTTCTAAGTATGAAATGGAGGGTTCAACTTCCAGACCTTAATCATATCTTTCAAGTTGCTGTAGCCAAACACCTCCATGACCTCCATCACACCAGCACTGGCTTTACTCACTGTGGGCGTCAGAGGACAGCTAACAAAGACAGAGAATAATCACAAGCAGATGTCAGTGGTACACACATAGGTATatgtaaaacacattttaatttaatcataAACAAAAAATGTTATCAAATAAACAAGTCTTTGTTTTAGATCCTACATTCCATTTAACAATGTATTAAATAATTACACAAAAGCCTCTTTTATCTTTACCTGTTATGAATGCTGCTGGCAATTCGATCCACTCCCAAAAAATATGCAGACCGCATAATGGCACCAAGATTCATTGGATCCTGCACTCCATCCAAAACAAGCCACAATGCCCTGTGATTCTTTACCCCGTGAGATGTTATTGGTCTTTCCTCAGTGATAAATCCAAGAGGACTTGCTTGCAAACACAACCCCTGGTGCACCTTACCACCACACATCTTGTCAAGTGTTTGCTTGCTGACTCTTTCTACCTGCACACCCCGTTTGACAGCCTCCTGACAGGCCTTTAGAATCACATCTCTCTGTGGCCCATCACTATTCTTCACAAAGAGACGACTCGGCTTCCTCCTACTTTGCGTGAGGGCCAGCAAACATGGGGCCACGCCGAACACAATCTCTAACTCTTTATCTTCATTTGGCTCAGATTTCTTTTGGATATGCCTCAAAATCCTTCCAGTTTCTGACTCACTGAAATCTTCAAACCTCAGTTTCTGAAGCTCTGATGATACTTTTCCCTTCTGTGTTTTTGGTAATTTGAAACGATCATCTCTGGTAGCAGCACATTTATGCTGTTTAGACACAAATGTCTTTTTGAGTTTACTAGCGGTAAATCTCTCATCTGACTTTGAAACACTGTCTCTTGGACAGAAAAGTATTCTTGTGCAACTGAACGCTGCACGTTGTGTAAAAGCTGTAAAATATAACTCCTTCAGCCCTACCAAACAACATCTATTCCTAGTTCTGTTGGAGCCTAGGAAGAGTTGGACACTTGTTTTCCACACCTGCATATTTGCCTTTAATAACTCCTAATATACAACTTAATAAACATCTTAAACCATCTTAAGGTGGTTTGCTGGTTTGATGGTTTTAGAGCAGTTTTGGGCACTTGTCAAATGCAAAGGCTTGACTGACAAGTAAAATCAGCCGAACACCAGCTAGGAAACAAGACAAGAGCAGCAAAATGTATTCAATAAGTTCATTTCAAAGGTATATATTGCTTTTAACAGACTATTCGTTATTtaaaaaaggaataaattaaTAATCTGCTTGTTCGTTAGTGTTGCAGCTGCTGCTAACCAAAAGGCTACGGTGCCCTTCAGGATTAAAATACCAGCAACACTGCATGCTCATTAAATAAAAGAATTTTCAATATTAGCCGAGTAAAATGCGATAAATGATATCAACAATACCAACCTCAGGCATATCTAATCCACTATATTCGTTATTCAACAACAAACACAACCATGTGGAACTGCTTTCAGTTCATTGGCAGTGCTCAATGTGGACGAAAAGCGTGGAGTGTATTTACTCTAACTTCCGCTTCCAGATCAGTTGTAGTCATCGGCTCCATTTCTATGAACTGAGTCAGAAAGCAGCGCTGACTGATTTGAGAACAGCGTGTTTATATGGTTTATATCCGCACCGAGCATGCGCATAACTGACTTCCGGCTGCTTCCGTTAGTTTGTTACTATGCAACGAGACGCTCTGATGTGTAGCCTTAACTTTCTACCGGAGTATTACATTAAAAAGTAAATCAATTAAAAACGGCTTAACCTTGTTCACGCGTAGTGTgtgttttttaatagttaaccGATGCAAATGATACACTAAAGCTTCCGAGACTTTTATCTTTTGAGACTGAGTGTCAGATATGGCGGACGGTTGGTGTACTGACGCCGGGGAATCGGTTTACCGTTCCCGGGATGCAGTTAAAAACTTACGAATACGGTAAGTGACGTCACCTGAGTGTATCTGATAAATCTATAAAAAGTACGCACACTTCTAAATGCACGAAATGTCTTTGGGACGTGGTAGTACCGTGGTGTTCTTGGTATTAACTTACCTTTTAGCACAATGTAAAATGTACATTAGTACCATATGTCCATCCCATACAGTGCACCATTATACTGCCATAGTACTTTTTAAAGGTCTCTTTACCATGATTCTGAATGATTACCAAAGCCATGTACCACTGCATTTACTGTACAAGGTACTTCAAGTCACTAAAAGCAACATCAATGTAATATACCCACAAAATGGCATGGTATTACATGGTACTGTAaatgttttgtttctgttttagaGTTCGCATACAGCGTGTGACCTCTACAGCTGCTCTGTCTCAACATCTCCATCAGCAAGTTCTTTCCCAGCAGGAGAGAGGAGTTATAGAGCTGGACACCTTCAGCTCTCAGACGCAAGCAGCCTCTAGTTTGTGAAAGATGCAGATATAAATTTGTCACAATTCCCTGGCATATGTGGTATAGAGTGAATAATATTGTTATCTTTCTCTTTCTAACACAGCCACTGATGAAGAGGAACTGGTGGTTGGTTGGCAAGAAAAGTTCTTTAGTCAGGTTGGTGACTGTATTTGTGCAACTAAATGCAAGTGACTAAATTTCTGAAAAGGAAATCGGAAACATTTCCTATTTGAGTGGTCAACATATTGAAATTTTGTATGCTATTATCTAGGAAaccagtttttgtttttaattgctGTGGGTTccctattattaaaattaataattattatgctTAGTTTGATTATTATGATTTTGGTCTGGTTTTACTGCAGTTCACTGAAAATCACACTACGCAAACAGTTAACAGTAACCATTGTCGGTGTTGTGGGTAaaacattacaagtaatgcaagttatataatcagattacttttttcaagtaacttgtaaagtaacgcattactttttaatttgaaagaaaatacctgagttactttttcaaatgagtaatgccagttactttgttttcccatttattgattgaCAGCTGTCCTGTTGCCATATTGAGAGAAATTGGAAAGTGCAGAGGCACACAATGCATATTAcacataacacattactttccataaaaagtaactaacataattagttacttttttgcgagtaacgcaatattgtaatgcattacttttaaaagtaacgttCCCCAAAACAGaccattgttaataataataattaatagtaacctatagtaatagtaatatttaatagtAACCTATTCTTAATTAGGcttattattttgcattttagtCGCATTTTGAAAACAAAGTATGCCTTTTTCCACAATTGTAACTGATGCAAGTgttggtgtttttatttatttgtatatatctCTTCGATAACCAGCTGGCTATGTTGGTCATGCTTTTTGCAATGTATCTGTGGGCTGTTTTGAACATGCTGTAAAACATGGACATTTCCGGGGACAACTTCAGTCAATCTGTTTAAAATGGGGACATCTGGTCAGCCTATACTAAACAGTGAGTAGGCTACCTGTTTTCATAGTGTATCTGATGAGTTCTGCTTTGTCATTCATATGCAGTATGAAGTGGACCTTTACCAAACAGAGTCAAATTGTCAAACACCACTGGAGCGTCAGTATCACACAGATATCATAGCAATGGAAAGATCCAAAAGAAGACAAAACCAGCGCATTTTCACCTACACAGACTTTGATCGCTTTTCCAAATGGGAAGAGGTTGGTTGACTCTACCGTTTTCATTTTTAAACCTCACAAAAACATACCCAGGTCATATTTCACcacaaaatatatattgtttattttgtataaCGAAAATCAAGGCATAATCCatcgaaaaatgaaaattcatttgCTCACACTTACATCATTTATTTCTTctactgaacacaaaagaagatattttgaataatattGATAACTAAACATTTTTGGATCCAACTGACTTGCATTGTATTTTTTTGTCCATACGGTGGAAGTCTACGTGAACTGAAACTATTAGTTgccaacatttttttaaatatcttttttcaaaagaaagaaagaatgtttTGTATCTCTTCAGTTGTACATTATTATGTGTTATTGTATTTTGAAAAATTGAgaatagtcatgaaaataatgtcacaatacaGAATCTTAATGTCTCTAAATGTTTTGTGATTGTATTGACAGCAAGCCCAGAGCCTGCTGATCCCAGGTCAGGCCACACCAACCTTTTTAGCAGAACGCATGGCCAATGTTAGACACAGGAGACAAGACAGACGTCCTGTGTAAGTGTACCTAAAAGCCTATAGTACAGTTGCTTAACATTTTGCAAGTTAAGGAGGTTTACctgtaaataaattacatttcctTTTCCCACAATTTAGTGAGTCGAATGTTCCCAAGTCCCGTTTAATCACATGGGAGCCTTCGGAGGAGTTCATAAAGAACAGCCACATAATCAACACACCTGTGCAGACCATGTACATCATGGGAGATCTTGGACCTTCGGGGAAGTAAGTGTGACAATACTCTTCTTTAGCCACTTAAACATatcatacatttaaattaatgtaaAGTAACCAGCCAGTGATGTACATTTTACCAGAGAATGAGATCTGAGCCATCAACTAACTGAGCT
Protein-coding regions in this window:
- the mrm1 gene encoding rRNA methyltransferase 1, mitochondrial, with the translated sequence MQVWKTSVQLFLGSNRTRNRCCLVGLKELYFTAFTQRAAFSCTRILFCPRDSVSKSDERFTASKLKKTFVSKQHKCAATRDDRFKLPKTQKGKVSSELQKLRFEDFSESETGRILRHIQKKSEPNEDKELEIVFGVAPCLLALTQSRRKPSRLFVKNSDGPQRDVILKACQEAVKRGVQVERVSKQTLDKMCGGKVHQGLCLQASPLGFITEERPITSHGVKNHRALWLVLDGVQDPMNLGAIMRSAYFLGVDRIASSIHNSCPLTPTVSKASAGVMEVMEVFGYSNLKDMIKVKAEEGWHVVGTVGLEECSLESTVVPCSDFKISKPTLLLMGGEGDGLSPELRQMCDVLLTIPPRRNLHPGVESLNVSVATGILLHSLLSTRTGS